The sequence TAGCCCGCCGTCCTCGAGGAGCGCAATGGCGAAATAGAGTTTCGCGTCGTCAACAATGACAACGAGCGCGAGTcgctcatcatcctcacagGCCTCAAGTGCATCTTCCAGAAGCAGCTCCCCAAAATGCCCAAAGACTACATCGCGCGACTCGTCTACGATCGAACCCATTtgtccatcgccatcgtcaagaAGCCCCTCGAAGTCGTGGGCGGCATCACCTATCGACCCTTCAAAGGCCGCCAGTTTGCCGAAATCGTCTTTTGCGCCATCAGCTCCGACCAACAAGTCAAGGGATACGGTGCGCATCTCATGTCCCACTTGAAAGACTACGTCAAGGCCACAAGCGACGTCATGCACTTCTTAACGTATGCCGACAACTATGCGATTGGTTATTTCAAGAAACAAGGCTTCACCAAGGAAATTACTCTCCCCAAACACGTTTGGATGGGATATATCAAAGATTACGAGGGTGGAACTATCATGCAGTGCTCCATGCTGCCGCGCATTCGATATCTGGAAATGGGCCGCATGCTCCTTAAGCAGAAGGAATGCGTCCAGGCCAAGATTCGAGCCTACTCCAAGTCGCACAACATCCACCCGCCACCAAAAGAGTGGAAGAATGGCATCCGTGAGATCAATCCTCTTGATATCCCTGCCATCCGGGCGTCTGGATGGTCTCCTGATATGGACGAGCTTGCTCGCCAGCCACGTCACGGACCGAACTACAACCAGCTTCTTCACTTGCTCAATGACCTCCAAAACCATAATTCTGCATGGCCGTTCCTTGTCCCGGTTAATAGAGATGATGTGGCGGACTACTACGACGTGATTAAGGAGCCCATGGATCTTAGCACCATGGAGAGCAAGCTCGAGGCAGACCAATATGCCACCCCAGAGGACTTCATCAAGGACGCCAAGCTCATCTTCGACAACTGCCGCAAATACAACAACGAGAGCACGCCCTACGCCAAGTCCGCCAACAAACTCGAACGATTTATGTGGCAGCAGATCAAGGCCGTGCCTGAATGGTCGCATCTCGAACCGGAGAAATAGAACTTCCCAAAAGATACTAAAAAGGGCATGCAGCGAGCCTCTACGTCTACACTTTAGCCAGGGTATACATACATTCTAGCCCTCGGCTGCTATTCATCATATTTTACGAGTAATGCGCATTCGGAAGGGAGTTGTTGGAAAATCGGCGTTTTCAAAAGATTGTGAAATTGACCAGTCTTGGCGGTGgcttgacttttttttttttggtgttcTTCTTGAGCTTTAAAGAGCAATGGCGTTTGGTGTAGCAGAAGAGTCAAATATCAACTCCAACTTGATCGTTCCTGGAATACAGTGTGTCTGGGTATATAACAATCAGAGTCGGGCTTTTCAGTCATAGTAATCAGTTTATAAGACGCAATAAAACCGCTATTTGCATTTTCACTGGTAGCTGAGAATTGCTACCGCATTGTATAAATACGTAAAGGAACCTttagaattaataaaagtgAAGAGACGGACACATTCCAGATGTGTTTATACGCCTCATCTCATTGTTATTGTATCATCTATCTATACTTCTTCACCTCTCATCAAAGCTTTTTCTGTGAATTTCAATCTTAAATCAGACTCTCAGAGCGAATAATAATCTTCCCGTCTCCCATTTCCCTCACTTGGAGCTAGAGACTAAGAACACTTTTGTTTCCCTTGTAATCCACAAGGATAGAATAACAAATTCGAACAAAAAGTGCCACTATGTCTTTCCTGTCTCCTAGGTATGTGTACCGATTGCTGGTGAAGTATGGGAGAAAAGACTGACGGGGAGAAATAAAGAACAAATCTctcaaataaaaaaagaaaaaataaaataaaaataaaaataaaaaaaagcataaaagaGTAACAAAGTGAGGGAAATAGATCCATTAAACCGCGCTTGCCCGCCTAAACTCCGATCCATATAACTGGTGGCTGTAACAAAAATGAAATTGCGAGGAGATTTTTCCTGCATGTTTGACAATCTGCGAGCCATTTGCGCAAAGTCCACCCTGAGAAAATAAACGGCAGGGAAAAAGTAACAGGAACATCTATCTATAGTGATTTTGGGAGTTCTAAGAAAgcagagataaaaaaagaagtagaagGTAAGAACCAGTCAGTGACAGGTATACCTACACTACTTGCAAAGAGCCTCTATAAAAAGGCTCAATTGAAATGATTCACAGTGTGTTtccgattttttttttctttgcgcGCTCCCTAGGTTTGAGTGCCGGATTGGCTGGTGGCAGAGTCTCCTGCTGGCAGTCGGAGATCTGAATAGGTGCGTCGAATCCAGGGCGGTGGCAAACGACCAGGGGTCGACTGCAGTGTAGATCGCGTTGCTGAGGTCAGAATCGGCTCGTTACGGGTAGAATTCTCGTTATCCACTGTGCGCCGAAGCAAAGGCTGGAGGAACTCGGGGATCTCTGACCACTGGCCAGCGCGTGCCATATGGAGCATGCCATCGGGGAGGAGGCTGGCGACCATGGGGTTGGACGAGCGAGACTGGCCCAACATTTCCTCGGTCATCCTCTCCGTAAGAAGTGCCAGCTCGCCGCTCTCAATCGCATTCTTAAGCCACTGCTCCCATTCCTCGTCCAGGACGACGGATGTGTCGCCAGCCTCACGCCTGGCTGCCTGCGCGCGCAGATGCTGATTTAACGAAACGCCAACGCTCGCCAGTTCTTCGTCGCTCTCTTCCGTCTCCATattttcgtcgtcgtccagaCTCGAAATGTCAATGGTGTGTATTCTGACAGATCGGCCTTGCTGAGCGGACGCCCGACTAGCAGGCTCTGTCCAGTCTGGGAATCCATCGGCCGCGGTGtctctgatgatgatgccctgTTCCTTTTcgaatttttctttagcccaCTTGGTTCCCTCCCACTTCGTGAGAGCAGAAATCTCGGCGTGCGTGAGGCCTAAGCCGTCGAAAGCTCTGAAGAGTCGGCGATGCCATGACCAGCGGCTGAGTCGGATGCGGTGAGTCGGATGAGTATAGTCCAGTCCGGGGTACTTGGCTTCCTGTGTCTCAAGATGGCCATAGAAGGCATGGGTCTCCTGACGAACTTCGGGAATCAGGCTGCGCTGGAGCAGAGCTTGGAAGTCTTGGGGGTCGAACGTCTTGGGCTTGGGAAACATGTACTCGTATACGAGTACTTCGACAGGTCGGCCTCTCATGGCTATGGCGGCTTTTAGATGACACGTTCACCCAGACAAGattgagaggaggaggcctaGATCGAGTTGCGCAAAAATAACGGAGGCGTCACTGGGTCGTCTAATGGCGAGAGTGACAACGTGGCTGGTCCTGCTAGCGGAGAGCGGCCGTTGGAGAGTTGATAGAAGTGTTGGTTAAATGAGGGCGTCAGGAAAGCTGCTAGAGGGGATGAGAAACAGTGAGGCCTGTCGATGCCGTTTGGTTTGCACGAGGGAAGTCAGCAAAAGTCTCGGGAGCGAAAGCCCAGGGTTCAAGAGGCAGCTGTCTCGGAAAGCCGGCGGGTGGATTCGGGCTATCCTGGCTAAAAGTTGTGCTAGGAATGAAAACAATGCCTCCCccaaattatttttttttgtcccttCTGCCGGGGAGCGTCCGAGAGAGTGGCCGTGCACagcacaaaagaaaagaaagaagacgctTGGGCTCGGTTCACGTGGAGAAGACGCAATGGATGTTGCACAGCTGGagatgtcgtcgtcgtccgtCAGCGGCGTATCACGGCCGAAGACAATACGAGGTGTGTATGGCGAATGGTCACTGCTGCCCAGGTAGGCAATGCGCGAGTGAGTGCGACGCTGCTTGTGCATGGACCGGTGGTTGAGTGTCACCTCGTGCAGGGGAACGCAATGGAAGGCCGGGGAAGCACAGCCTGATGCCAGTTCTGCATCGTACTGTGCTGTAAGCCTGGCCAGGTGAGATGGAACGGGGTTCGGCGCTTGGTTcaaagcagcagatgctgatCGCTGGCGGATGTGAGATGGGCCGATGGATGATTGGGCCAGGCAGGAAAGAGGGTATGATGACCGCTGCGACAAGCatggcgctggtgctgcagTACTGCAGGGAGGAATCTTCAGCGAGATGCGACCCCTGTAGCACGCTGCAGTGGAGCAGACGACCTACCACTTGCAGTAACATCTTCCCGATTTcagctcttcgtcatcggcgGGTTTTCTGGGGTGCGCGGCACAGCACCAGCAGTGGCTGCACTCAGCATGTCGACACTCAACCTCCTGCAAATGCTGCTGGTTATACGCACGGAACACCTGCAAAGACACGCATGTTATTGATGAGgaatacctacatgtatgtatgcataATGTACATAGGTGGAGATCGGTGCCTGATGTGTTGTCATCGCTTTCACACGTGCCTAGTACACAGTAGTAATGAAAACATCAATCGGTGTTTAATAACCAGGGGCTTAAAAACAGCACCAGCTGGTAGAGAGGGCCACGTAATAAGCGAAGTAAACGCTGCCAATTACATGTACCTTGAAGAGATAATTCCTTTGAATTTCCATGTGATAAATGCCCGGGATTGTTGTGGCTTTTTAACATTTCATATGCAGATACATAGTTGAGCATTTTGACTCTTGATGACAAGCAGAGGTCCATATTTCTGCTGCTTAGACATGGCGCCATTTGACACTTATTGTAACGCATTCCCTCGAATAGTTGAACTACGGATTCTAGGCAATCAAAGTCCCACCACTATTTACTACAATCAGTCAAAAAGCATTTACCAGGAATAGTTAGGGAATCTGgcacttatataaaaagaccCACAGTCTGATTCTTTAAAGGATTGAGTTGGTACAAAAGTGCCCATATATGCCGAACATGGAGCACCGTCTGGGGTGACTCACAAGAGTCGTTTCGTATACATCGTATATGTTGGCATCGCAACATGTATAAATTAGATTATCTACGTCGTTCTATCAGCTTTTCATCAAGTGAATTTGAAAGAGACGACAGAATTTCTAAACCTTTCGTACCAAAGGGCAAAGTACCAACGTTATCTCAGCGTGACCGCACTGAGATTTGCCATTGTTGAGATCGATAACCTACGTATCTGGTGATTGTCTGGAAGACAGAAACTCAActtatgaaaaaaaaaggagacaaCCAACTATCTACAGAAATAACATAAACATTACTAGAACTATTTCCAGTAATAATGGAGTACACAGAGACTATCAAGGTCCGCACAACGCTGCCACTTATCCCACCCATCAGCTCCAGAGACGAGATACTCACTCCTCGCCTCCTGCTCCGCGCACCTCGCCTCTCCGACGTCCCTGCTCTGCACCTACTCCGCACCGAGCATGAAGTCATGAAGCACTCGGTACAAGGCGTCGACAAGACCCTGGAAGACACCATCCGGAGCCTGGACGACTCGCTGCCTCCCAACGACACCAAAAACTACcacttcctcatcttcgagCGGGACACGGGCGAGCTGGTCGGCAAAGGCGGCATGCACAGCCTCCTAAGCCGGCGCTTCGGGTGGCCAGAAGTCGGCTACTCCTTCAAGCAGGCAGCATGGGGGAAAGGATACGCAACCGAGTTCATGACGGGGTTCCTTGAGAGCTGGTGGAGCTTGCCTCGCAAAGAAATTGAGATTGAGGTTGATCCGAAGAGCGTAGACGCCGAGGCCGGCAGCACTCCGACAATCGTCGAGCTTCTCACGGCTATAACAGATGCCAAGAATGTGGGAAGCGTCAAGGTGCTGGAGAAGACCAAATTCAATAAATTCATGGAATGGAAAGGGGTAGATAATCGCGAGGCTTCCTTTGGCCAGGATGTTATAGTGCTTGGGTTCTCAATGGCGGCTCCATTGAAGGAGAGCAGCTGAATTCTTCCTGAATGATTTTTACTTTCATTGTGGAAAAGGATAGAAGTCAGTTGAGTTGAGGGGGGAAAGAAGTTCctataaaaaggtttttaCACTATCTCGGATTGAATTCAGGATCTTGTGAGCGTGATGAGTGACTACGTTTGGACGCGAAGAGGATAATCACATTGCTTCCAAAGATTTTAGTATAAACATAATGACTCTTACGATGACTTATTGGGATATTGTATCttgcatatatacatatatattacaATTTAAGACACTGAGTCAAGTAGGTTTTCAAGCTCTTATCTGTAGAAAACAGTACCCACCCCATTCAGAAGCACTTAAAGTGGTTGCGCGAAATCACGTGCCCCATACATTTTCATGCCCGCTCAAGCTCTTTGGTAATTAGTTCGACGCGTCCAGCGCGTCACTCACAGACGTCAACACACCCCTCCATTGtctctcttcgtcttttctATCCTCTCTGTTTTACGTCTTTTTGTTCCACTGCCTCTGTTTCTTTCATTACCCTTCATTCACCCACATCCACACACAGCCTCAGAAACAAACAATGGGGTCAACGCCAGTGCACGAAGAGCACCAGTACCTCAACCTGGTCCGCGAGATCCTGGACCAGGGTGAGCGAAGACCCGATCGGTAAGACAGCCCAGCACAGCGGTAGTGAACCACCACCATGCCACttcagaaagaaaaaaaaaatactgaTAAGTCTTTCCCACACCCGCAGCACTGGCACCGGTACCCTGTCCATTTTCGCACCCCCAAGCTTCAAGTTCCAGCTCAACGACAACGGCCGCCCCATCCTTCCCCTCCTCACCACCAAGCGAGTCTTCCTCCGCGCCGTCATCGCCGAGCTGCTCTGGTTCATCGAGGGCAAcacctcctccaccgcccTCAGCGACGTCGGCGTCAAGATCTGGGACGGCAACGGGTCCCGCGAGTTCCTCGACAGCGTCGGGCTCACGCACCGCGACGTCGGCGACCTGGGCCCCGTCTACGGCTTCCAGTGGCGGCACTTTGGCGCCGACTATGTCGATGCAAAGGCAGATTACGCCGGCAAGGGCGTCGACCAGCTGGCCGAGATCATCCACAAGCTCCGCAACAACCCCTATGATCGCAGAATGATCCTCAGCGCATGGAACCCAAAAGACTTCAAGAGCATGGCCCTGCCGCCCTGCCACATGTTTGCCCAGTTCTACGTCTCCTACCCCGGACGAGGACGGGGACAGGGCGCCGAGGAACCGACAGAGGAGGGCAAGCCAAAGGGCCACCTCCACTGCCAGCTATACCAGCGATCCTGCGACATGGGTCTGGGCATCCCGTTCAACATTGCGAGCTACGCATTGCTGACACATATGCTCGCTCACGTTTGCGATCTTGTCCCAGGAACCTTTACCCACGTCATGGGCGACGCACATGTCTACATTGACCATATCGACGCTCTTCGAACACAGCTAGAGCGCGAGCCGCGACCTTTCCCCGAGCTGGAAATCACACGGGAAAAGGGTGGCAGTATCGACGGCTGGAAAGTAGAAGACTTTGTGGTCAAGGGATATGAACCCCATAAGTCAATTCCTATGAACATGTCTGTCTAGATAATGATGCAGAGATATTTTTGATATCGAGAAGAAACatatggagagagaaagagacaagaaaaaagagcaaagaggGAGTTATGAAAAACGGAAAAGCCGAAATACAACGGGCACATTGGTTTTGAATAGTGGAAGCCAATCACCAATGCCCCCCTGATatgcccccctccccccaatACCAAACACTTTGCTAAGTCCTCAGACATCACTGCATGGACGCTGAGTATGCATTATCAGACAGGCACTTTCCCTCTCCTGAGAGAGGTACTTGGGTATCGGAACTTGTTAGAATCGCTCTCCTTATATAGAGCCCGCGTAGAAAGATACATATCTGAGCGTTGATCGCCGTGTGTATATAAGCAATAACATCTTCTTTGAACAAGATAACAGAAATATTTCCAATCGCTAAAACTCCACCAAATGGTTTAATGTCTTCATCGCGTCATCATAAATCATGAGTactactttctttctttcttccttccttcctttcttttttttcaagtGTAAGTCGACTCCTGGTATCGCCTACTCGGTATGCCTGAACTTGGTATGTCATCTTCCATGGATCGTCTATcccattttctttctcccctAATATGATCTCTATCTCGCACATCCCATCCTGCGTCCCGCCGTCTATCGGTGTCGGTGTGGCTGCTAGCCCGGCGTTGTGAATCTGTTCGGTGCAGATGCTGCCGCTCTCTATCTTGGTCGTCAGCGCGGTATGAGCGTTCTCGCTGCTGGCGTAATCTGTGGCGATGGCGGATTTCCTCTTCGCTGGATCCTTCTGATACGCAATCGGAAAGATCTGAATGATTCTGATTTAGGCGTGATGGAGGTATGCTCTCGCGACTCCTACGCACGCGGATGGGGTTGTTGACGGAGCTCTGTCTTGAGCTACCTCGGCTTTGGTTACCTGGGAAAATGTTGGAAACGGTTTCGGTAAACTTTTCTCTGAGGGAGCCGAGGGGActacctcttcttctcgcttccTCAGCTCGACTGTCGCTTCGATGGGTCCGGAAAGAAGGGACACTGGACCCCGCCGACGGCGGTGGAGGACCTGATGACGGCGGGACGACCCTGCGAATGCCTGAATGTGGAGAGACGGTTCGTTGTCGCCGTCTAGCCCTCATGTGCATGGTGTTGTCTTCAGATTCATCATCTGACGAGTCAGATGTACGCGGCAAGTGGCTATGCCGGCGACCCTGTGAAGGTCGACTGGGTGTCGTTCGCGTGGAATCTGGGTTGAGGTACGTGCCGGAATAGCTGTGGCGGATGGAGTCGGGGTTTGGCTGGCGGTTGGAAGCATAGTCGGAGAGACTTCGACGCCTTCCGGCGTCATCGGCAGGTCTCTGGCGGCGAGGCCTTTCCGGAGAACGCACAGGAGGCCTTTGGCCAAAATTAGCCCCATATCTATCGCCAACATGGACGTAATAAAACCTTTCGGACTGATTCGGATCAGCAGCTCTCGGTCGAGGGGGAGAGGTCGCGCGGAACGGATCCGATGGATAGAAACGGTTTGCTGGATGAAAAGGATCCGGTGGGTGAAAGTAGGCAAACCTTGGTGCGGCAGGTTCCGGAGACGGTTCGGGCTTCGGTGCAGAACTGGAGCTAGGCAtgcttgctttctcttcctccctgGTCGCATCGTCACGCATCTGATCGGCGCAACTCTTGTGCCAGCGGTCAACTTCCTGATCTGGCTGTGAGGGAAAGACGCTGGCGGGTAGATCAGGCGGGAAGACTTGGCCCGTCTCGGGGTGTCTTAGGTCCCAATGTTTGACAGCATACTGGAGAAAGGGGACATGCTCTTCAGGCCCGAGAAGGACCTCTACCGCTTCCCATCGGGAGAAGCCTCGAGGTGTCAGAGCCGGAATAGAAGGCGGGTCGTAGTCATTCTCGGTGGGTTGCAAACTATGCTGGCAGCCAGTCACATGCCACATGTAGGAGATGGTCGAGTGAGGCGTCTCAAGGAATAAGGCTGCGATTTCGAGGTTAACATACGAGGTAACAGGCCTTGTGGCTCGCATGCCACTAGCTTACAATCATAGTCACCGCCGACGGCTTTGTAAAACGCAGCGAGTTTCTTGGGGGTGAGATGTGTATCGTTTTTGTCACCAAGCTCAGCTACCTGTTGTCAAGCGCGTTAGTCACCAGCCATTTTGTCTCGTTGCTGCTGTCAGGCCACATCTGGAGGCATACGATAAAGCGCGCGATTGCTCTTAGTAGCGCATCAAACTGCTTGGTCGGGCTCCTGTCCGATTCGAACATGTAGGCGTACTGGATGGCCTCGGGCGGCGTCGAGCCATTAGATCGAGGGACGGCCATTCTGGACGGCGACGGGCAGCGAATAAGTCTGGCATTCAAGACGGTTTGCGGGCGTTTTCCAGGAATAAAGGAAccagaaaaataaaaggcgcTGGAGGTAAATAGTAGGTAGAGGCTGCGCGGGCGGCAAAGGGAATTGATGTCACTAGCTGCGGCAGGGCCCGGGCCTGGAGGCTGGAGTCGGAATGGGGTGGGCGTTGGTTCAAGCGTTTAAAATGGCACGGCGAGCGAGCTGTGCGCCACACAAAAGGACGagacaaggaagaaagagagcgagagcaggCGACAAAGACGGtccggctgctgcagcatctgaTCTGCcctggagaagagaagtgaTAGGCGAGGCCCGGCGCAGGCTGGCCATTGGATTCCACGCAGAAAGATGGCCTTCGACGCCGCCGTCAATCATGGATCATGCCGCAAGGTCAGGGCTCCAGCCTGCTGAGGTGACCAAACCGATGGCGCAAACGGCCCCTCACGGGCTGACACGTGCGTCCTGGCTGCAGCCTTGAAGCGTGGCTGGAGGCCGGCGGGCGATGGACagaggatggatggatggagcctGGCCGGCCGGTTGTTtttgccttggctgctggggccCAGTCCAGCCCAGCCGTCAGTGCTGCCAGCAGATTCTTTGTGTTGGTGCAACGGAACTAGTGCTTGCGTGTGCTGTGCCTCTGCATGCATGTGCTTGTGCATGTTTCGAAGAGACGAGAAAGAAACGAAGATGGAGGCAGCGGATGATGTCATAAACAAAGGCCGAGCCAGAGCCCCAAGACGAAAGGAAACATTGAAGACTCGAGACGCTCCAGGATGGGCATTGCACTCAGTCAACAGCTGCTCAGGCACCAAACTGCGACAAAGGCGAGCGTCAATCAGCATCCAGATGATCGTCATGCTatagcctcagcctcagccatcCACGACTACAAGGCAGATGGCGCTGTAATCAATCGTCAGTGTTGATCCTGGCAGCTACAGCCCGGCGCTAAGCCCGCTGCTGGCCCTCCTGGCGGCCGATCGCCTCTCCAGCTCTGCCCTCCAAATCCAAAATTCCCCGCCCTTGGCTCAGGCGTCAAAGCTAGAGCGCCCTGCTGAGCCACagcggaaaaaaaagacccccCCGCCTTGCCTGATGTCATGCCCCAGGCACAAGCGCAATCTGGCCTGAATCCAGACAAGGGCATCACggacgggaaaaaaaaaaagaagcgtcGCATTCTGCAtcggaaaaaaaagggacgaaAGGTA comes from Trichoderma asperellum chromosome 3, complete sequence and encodes:
- the GCN5 gene encoding histone acetyltransferase, with translation MTDIKEEGGKRKAEDELSSPAASKRVKQDEDSVEEEAEEKPAELKLIPFPEKPAVLEERNGEIEFRVVNNDNERESLIILTGLKCIFQKQLPKMPKDYIARLVYDRTHLSIAIVKKPLEVVGGITYRPFKGRQFAEIVFCAISSDQQVKGYGAHLMSHLKDYVKATSDVMHFLTYADNYAIGYFKKQGFTKEITLPKHVWMGYIKDYEGGTIMQCSMLPRIRYLEMGRMLLKQKECVQAKIRAYSKSHNIHPPPKEWKNGIREINPLDIPAIRASGWSPDMDELARQPRHGPNYNQLLHLLNDLQNHNSAWPFLVPVNRDDVADYYDVIKEPMDLSTMESKLEADQYATPEDFIKDAKLIFDNCRKYNNESTPYAKSANKLERFMWQQIKAVPEWSHLEPEK
- the TMP1 gene encoding Thymidylate synthase (BUSCO:EOG092D1AOO), with product MGSTPVHEEHQYLNLVREILDQGERRPDRTGTGTLSIFAPPSFKFQLNDNGRPILPLLTTKRVFLRAVIAELLWFIEGNTSSTALSDVGVKIWDGNGSREFLDSVGLTHRDVGDLGPVYGFQWRHFGADYVDAKADYAGKGVDQLAEIIHKLRNNPYDRRMILSAWNPKDFKSMALPPCHMFAQFYVSYPGRGRGQGAEEPTEEGKPKGHLHCQLYQRSCDMGLGIPFNIASYALLTHMLAHVCDLVPGTFTHVMGDAHVYIDHIDALRTQLEREPRPFPELEITREKGGSIDGWKVEDFVVKGYEPHKSIPMNMSV
- a CDS encoding uncharacterized protein (EggNog:ENOG41) → MAVPRSNGSTPPEAIQYAYMFESDRSPTKQFDALLRAIARFIVAELGDKNDTHLTPKKLAAFYKAVGGDYDSLFLETPHSTISYMWHVTGCQHSLQPTENDYDPPSIPALTPRGFSRWEAVEVLLGPEEHVPFLQYAVKHWDLRHPETGQVFPPDLPASVFPSQPDQEVDRWHKSCADQMRDDATREEEKASMPSSSSAPKPEPSPEPAAPRFAYFHPPDPFHPANRFYPSDPFRATSPPRPRAADPNQSERPPVRSPERPRRQRPADDAGRRRSLSDYASNRQPNPDSIRHSYSGTYLNPDSTRTTPSRPSQGRRHSHLPRTSDSSDDESEDNTMHMRARRRQRTVSPHSGIRRVVPPSSGPPPPSAGSSVPSFRTHRSDSRAEEARRRGNQSRGSSRQSSVNNPIRVRRSRESIPPSRLNQNHSDLSDCVSEGSSEEEIRHRHRLRQQRERSYRADDQDRERQHLHRTDSQRRASSHTDTDRRRDAGWDVRDRDHIRGERKWDRRSMEDDIPSSGIPSRRYQESTYT
- a CDS encoding uncharacterized protein (EggNog:ENOG41) — protein: MRGRPVEVLVYEYMFPKPKTFDPQDFQALLQRSLIPEVRQETHAFYGHLETQEAKYPGLDYTHPTHRIRLSRWSWHRRLFRAFDGLGLTHAEISALTKWEGTKWAKEKFEKEQGIIIRDTAADGFPDWTEPASRASAQQGRSVRIHTIDISSLDDDENMETEESDEELASVGVSLNQHLRAQAARREAGDTSVVLDEEWEQWLKNAIESGELALLTERMTEEMLGQSRSSNPMVASLLPDGMLHMARAGQWSEIPEFLQPLLRRTVDNENSTRNEPILTSATRSTLQSTPGRLPPPWIRRTYSDLRLPAGDSATSQSGTQT
- a CDS encoding uncharacterized protein (TransMembrane:1 (o44-64i)) — translated: MTIIWMLIDARLCRSLVPEQLLTECNAHPGASRVFNVSFRLGALARPLFMTSSAASIFVSFSSLRNMHKHMHAEAQHTQALVPLHQHKESAGSTDGWAGLGPSSQGKNNRPARLHPSILCPSPAGLQPRFKAAARTHVSAREGPFAPSVWSPQQAGALTLRHDP
- a CDS encoding uncharacterized protein (EggNog:ENOG41), coding for MEYTETIKVRTTLPLIPPISSRDEILTPRLLLRAPRLSDVPALHLLRTEHEVMKHSVQGVDKTLEDTIRSLDDSLPPNDTKNYHFLIFERDTGELVGKGGMHSLLSRRFGWPEVGYSFKQAAWGKGYATEFMTGFLESWWSLPRKEIEIEVDPKSVDAEAGSTPTIVELLTAITDAKNVGSVKVLEKTKFNKFMEWKGVDNREASFGQDVIVLGFSMAAPLKESS